A genomic window from Oceanobacillus timonensis includes:
- the lysS gene encoding lysine--tRNA ligase, with the protein MSEELNDHMQVRRDKLTEYIEKGLDPFGGKFERSHLSKDLIEKYDSFSKEELEEMTDEVTVAGRLMTKRGKGKAGFAHMQDVSGQIQLYVRKDAIGEEAYEVFKSADLGDIVGVTGVMFKTKVGELSVKAKEFHLLTKSLRPLPEKYHGLKDIEQRYRQRYLDLITNPESRDTFVARSKIIQSMREYLNAQGYLEVETPMLHSIPGGASARPFITHHNALDRELYMRIAIELHLKRLIVGGLEKVYEIGRVFRNEGVSTRHNPEFTMIELYEAYADYHDIMDLTESLIAHIAKEVFGKTTIQYGDHEVNMEPQWTRMHIVDAIKQETGVDFWQHLSDEEARDLAKEHNVEITDAMTFGHIVNEFFEQKVEETLIQPTFIFGHPVEISPLAKKNKEDERFTDRFELFIVGREHANAFSELNDPIDQRQRFEAQVKERDQGNDEAHYMDEDFLEALEYGMPPTGGLGIGVDRLVMLLTNSPSIRDVLLFPQMKDR; encoded by the coding sequence GTGTCAGAAGAATTAAATGACCATATGCAGGTAAGACGCGATAAGCTAACAGAGTATATTGAAAAAGGATTGGATCCATTTGGCGGGAAATTCGAACGCTCGCATTTATCAAAAGATTTAATTGAAAAGTACGATTCGTTTTCCAAAGAAGAGTTGGAAGAAATGACAGATGAGGTAACCGTTGCCGGACGCTTGATGACAAAGCGCGGAAAAGGAAAAGCCGGATTTGCGCATATGCAGGATGTAAGCGGCCAGATCCAATTGTATGTCCGTAAAGATGCTATTGGTGAAGAAGCGTATGAGGTATTTAAATCAGCAGACTTAGGTGACATTGTTGGTGTTACTGGTGTTATGTTTAAAACAAAGGTCGGAGAACTATCTGTTAAAGCAAAGGAATTTCATTTATTAACAAAATCCTTGCGTCCTTTACCAGAAAAGTATCATGGATTAAAAGATATTGAGCAACGTTATCGTCAACGTTACCTGGATTTAATTACAAATCCGGAAAGCAGAGATACATTTGTGGCTCGTAGTAAAATTATTCAATCCATGCGGGAATATTTAAACGCTCAAGGGTATTTGGAAGTAGAAACACCAATGCTGCATAGTATCCCTGGCGGAGCGTCTGCACGTCCGTTTATTACCCATCATAATGCGCTGGACAGAGAATTGTATATGCGTATTGCGATTGAATTACACTTAAAACGTCTTATTGTCGGCGGATTAGAAAAAGTGTATGAAATTGGCCGTGTATTCCGTAATGAAGGGGTATCAACAAGGCATAATCCTGAATTTACAATGATTGAGTTATACGAGGCATACGCAGACTACCATGATATTATGGACCTTACAGAAAGTCTGATTGCACATATTGCAAAAGAAGTATTCGGAAAAACAACGATTCAATATGGTGATCACGAAGTAAATATGGAACCTCAATGGACAAGGATGCATATTGTTGACGCCATCAAACAAGAGACAGGTGTAGACTTTTGGCAGCACCTATCTGATGAAGAAGCGCGTGATTTAGCAAAAGAACATAACGTTGAAATTACAGATGCAATGACATTTGGTCATATTGTAAATGAATTTTTTGAGCAGAAGGTAGAAGAAACACTGATTCAACCGACATTTATATTCGGACACCCTGTAGAGATATCTCCTCTTGCTAAAAAGAATAAAGAGGATGAGCGTTTTACAGATCGTTTCGAGTTATTTATTGTAGGAAGAGAGCACGCGAATGCCTTTAGTGAATTGAATGATCCGATTGACCAGCGTCAGCGTTTTGAAGCACAAGTAAAAGAAAGAGATCAAGGAAATGATGAAGCACATTATATGGATGAAGATTTCCTGGAAGCATTAGAATATGGTATGCCTCCAACTGGCGGATTAGGAATTGGAGTAGACCGCCTGGTAATGCTGTTAACGAATTCTCCGTCCATCCGGGATGTATTATTATTCCCGCAAATGAAAGATCGTTAA